A single genomic interval of Prochlorococcus marinus XMU1406 harbors:
- a CDS encoding UvrD-helicase domain-containing protein: MDINQIKLDNKFKLVEASAGTGKSFTLAHLVLRNVLEKKIKPDEILLLSFTKNTCSELRDKILLRFQDLKLYLQNHNESKIDNTLKDWYLKFKEKEKSKGKTISEIDNFVNEIYKLQVTTFHAFCNNIIDEYSIEIGATQDPCIENNIDNLYKDVIDNLWIDVFLNLNPEIISAINKKKISSRFGSRINKSFFVEILKNIDQENICKFQIKNKYKISDLNNYFDDFFYLNWNEFCVEWSKKGKELFLKLTELGKLIKESGGKSQIYAANPRNDKFNQIICWIEEINKKLNSKNVIDFLYDISKDDLLFKYFYNENISKEIKKHNLKLDFNEFNLLQDKIYKIKEGFYTEFVRIFTQLAYIKLIELKKSFSIFNFNDLIKTIENKFLDSEMSNSIALSKIQQRFKCVLVDEFQDTDNTQWNLIKKFFNNKNHFLLCVGDPKQAIYKFRGGDIETYLDARSNAIEVFSLTDNYRSSKKLMDVVNNLYKNGLKQSKLNYRKLTSRINENIYSEFKFKDVFEIVEFSKKETDIEDLVTNYIVNFILNNKEIDINKIAILTLNNSQCLDLKNKFNQFNLPCKFQNKQNIFDTEASSLLFLLIKCLLNPRYLKNITLLAASKFIEIELEELLDDGISNNLEILINKCITWSQELREKGFLNIVNELLINYKSSSIIQDSDLNSNLFQLSEIVEIELINNDFNLNKVFNWYKNQLDHSLRICTGEDFLTKDFNIQNGINLSTIHSSKGLEFDIVLCPYLSIISNKSNKIKGPIWKSNIDRNIYINISNNYEKVQNFKLIEEEDLFKESERLVYVALTRSKYKLIVFNDLEDTNNILNNDLLKNLENINIYKSTFEDRIEKKKIKEIFAKFQTNRFNNNLWKIDNFNKKISKEFNSDQFISYSSYSSWIRKDKNIDTVINQYKDYEDNVSIMKESNLRKTKNYPNYFSYPNPLSEFPKGTIAGTCLHKIIERFQFGNDNNQELIDLIIEELNFHQIDTSLAFKVKDAILRIINLSLGSELQNKKLVDIPNEYLIKELKYDLTLSYEGRNINSHDISKCFLIDQEYEFGEEYANKIIDLQIMNKGFHSGCIDCVFPLGNKLEDSKWWIIDWKSNLISGSDNSDCLPRNYNYENMKNEMIKHHYPLQSHLYLLALHRFLKWRLKKYQPHKHLGGYIYLFLKGLPDFELFEKSKSKDISPGIFIGKAPLKRINYLDNLF; this comes from the coding sequence ATGGATATTAATCAAATTAAATTAGATAATAAATTTAAATTAGTAGAAGCAAGTGCAGGAACTGGGAAAAGTTTCACTTTGGCTCATCTAGTTTTAAGAAATGTTTTGGAGAAAAAAATTAAACCAGATGAGATACTCTTATTAAGTTTTACAAAAAATACGTGTTCTGAATTGCGAGATAAAATACTTTTGAGATTTCAGGACTTAAAACTATATTTGCAAAATCATAATGAAAGTAAGATAGATAATACCCTTAAGGATTGGTATCTAAAGTTTAAGGAGAAGGAAAAATCTAAGGGAAAAACTATATCCGAAATTGATAATTTTGTTAATGAAATTTATAAATTACAAGTAACTACATTCCATGCTTTTTGCAATAATATTATTGATGAATATAGTATTGAAATAGGGGCAACTCAAGATCCATGCATTGAAAATAATATAGATAATTTATATAAAGATGTAATAGATAATTTGTGGATTGATGTTTTTCTAAATCTTAATCCTGAGATTATTTCAGCAATCAACAAAAAAAAAATAAGTTCTAGATTTGGAAGTAGAATAAATAAGTCATTTTTTGTAGAAATTTTAAAAAATATAGATCAGGAAAATATTTGTAAATTTCAAATAAAAAATAAATATAAGATTAGTGATTTAAACAATTATTTTGATGATTTTTTTTATTTAAATTGGAATGAGTTTTGTGTTGAATGGAGTAAAAAAGGTAAGGAATTATTTTTAAAACTTACAGAGTTGGGAAAATTAATAAAGGAGAGTGGTGGTAAAAGTCAAATATATGCAGCAAATCCTAGAAATGATAAGTTTAACCAAATAATTTGTTGGATTGAAGAGATTAACAAAAAGCTTAATTCTAAAAATGTGATTGATTTTCTGTATGATATTTCTAAAGATGATCTTTTATTCAAATATTTTTATAATGAAAATATATCTAAAGAAATTAAAAAACATAACTTAAAATTAGATTTTAATGAATTTAATTTATTACAAGATAAGATCTATAAAATAAAAGAAGGTTTCTATACTGAATTTGTAAGAATATTTACCCAATTAGCTTATATAAAATTAATAGAATTAAAGAAAAGTTTTTCTATTTTCAACTTTAATGATCTTATAAAGACTATAGAAAATAAATTTCTAGATTCAGAAATGAGTAATAGTATTGCTCTATCTAAAATTCAACAAAGATTTAAATGTGTCTTAGTAGATGAGTTTCAAGATACAGATAATACTCAGTGGAATTTAATAAAAAAGTTCTTTAATAATAAAAATCATTTTTTACTTTGTGTAGGTGATCCAAAACAGGCGATCTATAAATTTAGAGGTGGAGATATTGAAACTTACTTAGATGCCAGATCAAATGCAATCGAAGTTTTTAGTCTTACAGATAACTATAGATCCTCAAAAAAGTTAATGGACGTCGTTAATAACCTTTATAAAAATGGACTTAAACAATCAAAACTAAATTACAGGAAATTAACCTCTAGAATTAATGAAAATATTTATTCTGAATTTAAATTTAAGGATGTATTTGAAATTGTAGAATTTTCAAAAAAAGAGACTGATATTGAGGATCTTGTAACTAATTACATAGTTAACTTTATTTTAAATAATAAAGAAATTGATATTAATAAAATTGCGATTCTTACATTAAATAATTCGCAATGCTTAGATTTGAAAAACAAATTTAATCAATTTAACCTCCCATGCAAATTTCAAAATAAACAAAATATTTTTGATACGGAAGCAAGTTCTCTATTATTTTTATTAATTAAATGTTTATTAAATCCTAGGTATTTAAAAAATATAACTTTGCTTGCTGCTTCTAAGTTTATAGAAATTGAATTAGAAGAATTACTTGATGATGGAATTAGTAATAATTTAGAAATTCTAATTAATAAATGTATTACTTGGTCCCAGGAACTAAGAGAAAAAGGGTTTTTAAATATTGTTAATGAACTTCTTATAAATTACAAGTCATCCTCGATTATTCAAGATTCTGATTTAAATTCAAATTTATTTCAACTTTCAGAAATTGTTGAAATAGAATTAATAAATAATGATTTTAATCTCAATAAAGTTTTTAACTGGTATAAAAATCAGTTAGATCATTCTTTAAGAATTTGTACTGGAGAAGATTTTTTGACCAAAGATTTTAATATACAAAATGGAATAAATCTTTCTACCATTCATAGTAGTAAGGGTCTGGAATTTGATATAGTCCTATGTCCATATCTTTCTATTATTTCTAATAAATCAAATAAAATTAAAGGACCTATTTGGAAATCAAATATTGATAGAAATATATATATTAATATTTCTAATAATTATGAGAAGGTTCAAAATTTTAAATTAATAGAAGAGGAAGATTTATTTAAAGAAAGTGAAAGGTTAGTTTATGTAGCGCTTACAAGGAGCAAATATAAACTTATAGTTTTTAATGATTTAGAAGATACAAATAATATTTTAAATAATGATTTACTTAAAAATTTGGAAAATATTAATATATATAAGTCTACTTTTGAAGACAGGATAGAAAAAAAGAAAATAAAAGAAATTTTTGCTAAGTTCCAAACCAACCGATTTAATAATAATCTTTGGAAAATCGATAACTTTAATAAAAAAATATCTAAGGAATTTAATTCTGATCAATTTATTTCTTATTCAAGTTATTCTTCTTGGATACGTAAAGATAAAAATATTGATACAGTCATTAATCAATATAAGGATTATGAAGATAATGTATCAATTATGAAAGAGTCTAATCTTAGGAAGACAAAGAATTATCCTAATTATTTTTCTTATCCAAATCCCTTAAGTGAATTTCCAAAAGGAACTATTGCTGGGACTTGCTTACACAAAATAATAGAAAGATTTCAATTTGGAAATGATAATAATCAAGAATTAATTGATTTAATTATTGAGGAATTGAACTTTCATCAAATCGATACTTCTTTGGCTTTTAAAGTAAAAGATGCGATTTTGAGAATTATAAATTTATCTTTAGGAAGTGAATTACAAAACAAGAAACTAGTTGATATTCCAAATGAATACTTAATTAAGGAGCTTAAATATGATTTAACTCTATCTTATGAAGGTAGAAACATTAATTCTCATGATATATCAAAATGCTTTCTTATAGATCAGGAATATGAATTTGGTGAAGAATATGCAAACAAAATAATTGATCTTCAAATTATGAATAAAGGATTTCATTCAGGATGCATTGATTGTGTTTTCCCTTTAGGTAATAAATTAGAAGATAGTAAATGGTGGATAATTGATTGGAAAAGTAATTTGATTTCTGGAAGTGATAATAGTGATTGTTTACCAAGAAACTATAACTATGAAAATATGAAAAATGAAATGATTAAACATCATTATCCATTGCAATCTCATCTTTATTTATTAGCATTGCATAGATTTTTAAAGTGGCGACTTAAAAAGTATCAACCACATAAACATCTAGGAGGATATATTTATTTGTTTTTAAAGGGATTGCCAGATTTTGAATTATTTGAAAAATCTAAGTCGAAAGATATATCTCCAGGTATTTTTATTGGTAAAGCACCTTTAAAGAGAATTAATTATTTAGATAACCTTTTTTAG
- a CDS encoding methyltransferase family protein: MTKFQLKNFLKAAYEIILVFLQFFIISLHFFKWEFIPEKQIIQVTPFSYFVGFLIIIIAFIILLVAIKDLGRNLSPFPRPINNSNLVTKGIYRFTRHPMYYSLIFISFGVFITKLSIYYLFLSTSLILIIKSKIPLEEQYLKNKFKNYLLYKNEVKY, encoded by the coding sequence ATGACTAAATTTCAGTTAAAAAATTTTTTAAAAGCTGCGTATGAAATAATCCTTGTTTTTTTACAATTCTTTATTATTAGTCTCCATTTTTTTAAGTGGGAATTTATTCCAGAAAAACAAATAATTCAAGTCACTCCTTTTTCTTATTTTGTGGGTTTTTTAATCATCATAATTGCTTTCATAATATTGTTAGTAGCAATTAAAGACTTAGGAAGAAATTTATCCCCTTTCCCTAGACCTATAAATAATAGCAATCTTGTTACTAAAGGTATTTATCGATTTACGCGTCATCCAATGTACTATTCTTTAATATTTATTTCCTTTGGCGTTTTTATAACAAAGTTATCTATTTATTATTTATTTTTATCAACAAGTTTAATTTTAATAATTAAATCTAAGATTCCTTTAGAAGAACAATATTTAAAAAATAAATTTAAGAATTACTTACTTTATAAAAATGAGGTCAAATATTAA
- a CDS encoding exodeoxyribonuclease V subunit gamma — MLNLYKSNKIEVISELLAEELKICPPHITDNLEIAVPNYFLGKWLSEQITIKNKISALYEFKTISNFTESLLTNFFPGIDMGLWNFESIKWAIIDSLEELNSFKESFPLKNWINKYLDNEKTIDGDIYNLTKKIANNFIDYLIFRPEMIAEWNRYEINSLNLFKNLNSDQFWQPILYKLLEKKISEKPSCLYMIELIKNLRKIKNVKIKVPNQIYIISDHNLSKLHINFYSELSKFTKVNLYLLSGGDDLWNRINLLEGELEFDNFKSKSNLNNLNIEKIFGNFGANFQKLIEENIYKEGINLKNNLIYIDPTTNFHEKKDIPLLNQIQKRLIDNNSNDFNVNERDDSILLCEHFNQNSQLEYIRNKIIEIINSCENIKYSDIAILCPKTNQIKPYLKYIFNNELINGEKIPYFFIDDNNYDSPDIYKFLIDITEIANEKITLEKIDYILSKKVTQNIFDFDITEKDEIIFLLTQVGFHWGLDANERLGEEKNTLEWCINRIILGLIYDKEENLSTFNLKPFSLKNISLDLNKWVKLLLDFKKYINLLRGSFSYSSWVEKIKFVLKSIAYSNGNFNLEISEINRILDNHSIPLIPDDLILLNVFREILISCINEAKYQSKSRINKILVSDIENARHVPHKVIFLIDMNSVFYPKLSKNENINLLNNKYDLGDPSVFEREKYLFLELLIACRDKFIVSWVKNDKNNKKLDVSFPIKELISFFDSFLKQGKREQIIKDSDLNKTEIINIDSSNIIKSNYSLVEDIDWIEKKFDTKKYKLSELIYWFKTPQKYWLNKKNISPKEIFIHHPDEEYVSNLQKSQLITKIIQELEIDNHNVIDDLKKLNINDLLFENGIIIPNNSIFIKEKEIKDLLESLSKSLSQHNNINRIYVKSNSNKEEYFIADDTVIELIHTKLSLSRLSEAWIKSLFISSLNKNIKKTKVIFRTENNYKSQIIQSPGVMESNLILEEYINIFKNYSEKCLPLPPESAYKYVEAKIKSKNEKKSFTDRWIGNKTFSKGERDNIEMKLCFGNKKEPDFFLENNNFDKLSFRLYGPLIEALKK, encoded by the coding sequence TTGCTCAATCTATATAAGTCAAACAAAATTGAAGTGATTAGTGAGCTATTGGCAGAAGAATTAAAAATATGTCCTCCTCATATAACTGATAATTTAGAAATAGCTGTTCCTAATTATTTTTTGGGGAAATGGTTAAGTGAACAAATAACTATAAAAAACAAAATAAGTGCTCTTTATGAATTTAAGACAATATCAAATTTCACGGAATCATTATTGACAAATTTTTTCCCAGGCATTGATATGGGTTTATGGAATTTTGAGTCAATTAAGTGGGCCATTATTGATTCATTAGAAGAATTAAATAGCTTTAAAGAATCATTTCCTCTTAAAAATTGGATTAACAAATATTTGGATAATGAAAAAACAATTGATGGAGACATATATAACCTTACAAAAAAGATTGCTAACAATTTCATTGATTATCTAATTTTTAGACCTGAAATGATTGCTGAATGGAATAGATATGAAATTAATTCACTTAATCTATTTAAGAATTTAAATTCAGATCAATTTTGGCAGCCTATTTTGTATAAATTATTAGAGAAAAAGATATCTGAAAAGCCTTCATGTTTATATATGATTGAACTAATAAAGAATTTAAGAAAAATTAAAAACGTTAAAATTAAAGTACCAAATCAAATTTATATTATTTCCGATCATAACTTATCTAAACTACATATAAACTTTTATTCAGAACTTTCAAAATTTACTAAGGTAAATTTATATTTATTATCTGGAGGAGATGATTTATGGAATAGAATAAATCTTCTTGAAGGGGAGTTGGAATTTGATAACTTTAAAAGTAAATCGAATTTAAACAATTTAAATATAGAGAAGATATTTGGTAATTTTGGAGCAAACTTTCAGAAATTAATTGAGGAAAATATTTATAAAGAAGGTATAAATTTAAAAAATAATTTAATATATATTGATCCAACAACTAATTTTCATGAGAAGAAAGATATTCCTCTTCTTAATCAAATACAAAAAAGACTAATTGATAATAACAGCAATGATTTTAACGTAAATGAAAGGGATGATTCAATATTACTTTGTGAGCATTTTAATCAGAATAGTCAATTAGAATATATAAGAAATAAGATTATAGAAATAATAAATTCTTGCGAGAATATTAAATATAGTGATATTGCTATTTTATGTCCAAAAACTAATCAAATCAAACCTTATCTAAAGTATATCTTCAATAATGAGTTAATTAATGGTGAAAAGATACCTTATTTTTTTATTGATGATAATAATTATGATTCTCCAGATATTTATAAATTTTTAATTGACATCACTGAAATAGCAAATGAGAAAATTACACTTGAAAAAATAGATTATATTCTTTCTAAAAAAGTAACGCAGAACATTTTTGATTTTGATATTACTGAGAAGGATGAAATTATTTTCTTACTAACCCAAGTTGGTTTTCATTGGGGATTAGATGCTAATGAAAGATTAGGGGAAGAAAAAAATACTCTAGAGTGGTGCATAAATAGAATTATTTTAGGCTTGATTTATGACAAAGAAGAAAATTTAAGTACTTTTAATTTAAAACCATTTAGTTTGAAAAATATAAGTTTGGATTTGAATAAATGGGTTAAATTATTACTTGATTTTAAAAAATATATTAATTTGCTAAGGGGATCTTTTTCTTACTCAAGTTGGGTTGAAAAGATAAAATTCGTATTGAAAAGTATTGCTTATTCTAATGGAAATTTTAATTTAGAAATAAGTGAAATAAATAGAATTCTTGATAATCACTCAATACCTTTAATCCCTGATGATCTTATTTTGTTAAATGTTTTTAGAGAGATATTAATTTCTTGCATAAATGAAGCTAAATATCAAAGCAAATCACGTATCAACAAGATCCTTGTAAGTGATATTGAGAATGCAAGGCATGTACCACATAAGGTTATCTTTTTAATAGATATGAATAGTGTTTTTTATCCAAAATTATCAAAGAATGAAAATATTAATTTATTAAATAATAAATATGACCTGGGCGATCCATCAGTTTTTGAAAGAGAGAAATATTTATTTCTTGAGTTGTTAATTGCTTGTAGAGATAAATTTATAGTTTCTTGGGTAAAGAATGATAAAAACAATAAAAAATTAGATGTTTCATTTCCTATAAAAGAGTTAATTTCTTTTTTTGATAGTTTTTTAAAACAAGGCAAAAGAGAACAAATAATAAAAGATTCTGATTTAAATAAAACAGAAATAATTAATATTGATAGTTCTAACATAATTAAAAGTAATTATTCTTTAGTAGAAGATATAGATTGGATTGAAAAAAAATTTGATACAAAAAAATATAAATTATCAGAACTAATTTATTGGTTCAAGACTCCACAAAAATATTGGTTAAATAAAAAAAATATTTCTCCAAAGGAAATATTTATCCATCATCCAGATGAGGAGTATGTAAGTAATCTGCAGAAGTCGCAACTAATTACAAAAATAATCCAGGAGTTAGAGATTGATAACCATAATGTTATTGATGATTTAAAAAAATTGAATATTAATGATCTATTATTTGAAAATGGGATTATTATCCCCAATAATAGTATTTTTATAAAAGAAAAAGAAATCAAAGATTTGTTAGAAAGTCTATCTAAAAGTTTGAGTCAGCATAATAATATTAATAGAATTTATGTTAAATCAAATTCAAATAAAGAAGAATATTTCATAGCTGATGACACCGTAATTGAATTGATTCATACGAAACTAAGTTTAAGTCGTTTGTCAGAGGCTTGGATAAAATCACTCTTCATTTCTTCTTTAAACAAGAATATAAAAAAGACTAAAGTAATTTTTAGAACAGAAAATAATTATAAATCGCAAATTATTCAATCACCCGGAGTTATGGAGTCAAATTTAATTTTGGAGGAATATATAAATATTTTTAAAAATTATTCTGAAAAATGTTTACCTCTCCCTCCAGAAAGTGCTTATAAATATGTAGAAGCAAAAATAAAATCAAAAAATGAGAAAAAATCTTTTACCGATAGATGGATTGGTAATAAAACTTTTTCTAAAGGAGAAAGAGATAATATCGAAATGAAATTATGTTTTGGAAATAAAAAAGAACCAGACTTCTTTCTGGAAAATAATAATTTTGATAAATTATCATTCAGATTATATGGTCCTCTTATTGAGGCATTAAAGAAATAA
- a CDS encoding MgPME-cyclase complex family protein: MTTYFFVAASEKFLTVEEPIEEILKERMRNYKENNKEIDFWLLKNPSFLQTTQFVDLKAKIPSPSAAILSTDKKFITFLKLRLEFVAVGEFEFPNAEITDPFKVE, encoded by the coding sequence ATGACAACATATTTTTTCGTCGCGGCAAGTGAAAAGTTTTTAACAGTTGAAGAACCAATTGAGGAAATTTTAAAAGAGAGGATGAGGAACTATAAAGAAAACAATAAAGAAATAGATTTCTGGCTCTTAAAAAATCCATCATTTTTGCAAACCACCCAATTTGTTGATCTAAAAGCAAAGATTCCATCACCATCAGCAGCTATTTTATCGACGGATAAAAAATTTATAACTTTCTTGAAGCTGCGTTTAGAGTTTGTTGCTGTTGGGGAATTCGAATTTCCTAATGCAGAAATAACTGATCCATTTAAAGTTGAGTAA
- a CDS encoding pyridoxine 5'-phosphate synthase, translating into MATLGVNIDHIANVRQARKTVEPDPVQFAFLAELGGADSITVHLREDRRHIQDRDVFLLKETIKTKLNLEMAATPEMLEIAKKIFPDYVTLVPEKREEVTTEGGLDVKSNLQYLKSFVGNLKESNIEVSAFIEPLSAQINYSKEIGFNFIELHTGKYAELSGSEQYKELQRIIESTHLANDLGLVVNAGHGLNYNNVRKIASINNMNELNIGHSIVARALAIGLEKSVREMKSLITSN; encoded by the coding sequence ATGGCTACTTTAGGAGTAAACATTGATCATATTGCAAATGTGAGGCAAGCAAGGAAAACTGTAGAACCTGACCCTGTACAATTTGCTTTTTTAGCTGAATTAGGAGGCGCAGATTCCATAACAGTTCATTTAAGAGAAGATAGAAGACATATACAAGATAGAGACGTATTTCTTTTGAAAGAGACTATAAAAACAAAACTCAATTTAGAAATGGCTGCAACACCAGAAATGTTAGAAATTGCCAAAAAAATTTTCCCCGATTACGTAACGCTCGTTCCAGAGAAACGAGAGGAGGTTACTACTGAAGGAGGGTTGGATGTAAAAAGTAATTTGCAATACCTCAAGAGTTTTGTTGGAAATTTAAAAGAATCAAATATTGAAGTCAGTGCATTTATTGAACCTCTTAGTGCCCAGATAAATTATTCCAAAGAAATAGGGTTTAACTTTATAGAACTACATACCGGAAAATATGCTGAACTATCAGGATCTGAACAGTATAAAGAGCTCCAAAGGATTATAGAGTCTACACATTTAGCAAATGATCTTGGTTTAGTTGTTAATGCTGGACATGGCCTTAACTACAACAATGTTAGAAAAATTGCATCAATTAACAATATGAACGAGTTAAACATAGGCCATAGTATTGTTGCAAGGGCTTTAGCGATAGGATTAGAAAAGTCTGTACGTGAAATGAAGTCCCTTATTACATCAAATTAA
- a CDS encoding lysophospholipid acyltransferase family protein — protein sequence MFVTQDILLQFFFKKKKILNNGFSIPVNSSIILAPTHRSRWDGLILTMAMGRRVTKKDCRFMVTKSEMRGIQGWFLKRLGCFSINQLSPSLSALRYSIDLIEKGEQLVVFPEGMINKYGKKLVLKEGLYRLARLATKKTASIIIIPIGIAYSKVPPNFRGEFCLSFGQPIAINDYLNLTIKEFNIFLNEKMTHEEEKALKKVGR from the coding sequence ATGTTCGTTACGCAGGACATTCTTTTACAGTTCTTTTTTAAAAAAAAGAAAATATTAAATAATGGTTTTTCGATTCCAGTAAATTCCTCTATTATTTTGGCGCCAACCCACAGATCAAGATGGGACGGCTTAATACTCACCATGGCAATGGGTAGAAGGGTAACAAAAAAGGATTGTAGATTTATGGTTACTAAATCCGAAATGAGAGGAATACAAGGTTGGTTTTTAAAAAGACTTGGATGTTTTTCAATAAATCAATTATCGCCATCTCTCTCAGCGTTAAGATATTCGATTGATCTCATAGAAAAAGGAGAACAATTAGTCGTTTTCCCAGAAGGAATGATTAATAAATATGGAAAAAAATTAGTTCTCAAAGAAGGACTATATAGATTAGCTAGATTAGCTACAAAAAAAACAGCATCAATTATTATTATTCCAATTGGAATTGCCTATAGCAAAGTTCCTCCGAACTTTAGGGGCGAATTTTGTTTATCCTTTGGACAACCAATAGCAATTAATGATTACTTAAACTTAACTATCAAGGAATTTAATATATTTCTAAATGAAAAAATGACCCATGAGGAAGAAAAAGCATTAAAAAAAGTAGGTAGATGA